The proteins below come from a single Caulobacter segnis ATCC 21756 genomic window:
- a CDS encoding retropepsin-like aspartic protease, translating into MLTRRTITAGLGLSMAAPPALAAAVAPVPLPQLPPSTGSPPPDQLVLLDAGLDQHARMTLEVVINGQGPFQFVVDTGADRTVLTPGLVERLSLPAGPEIIVHGVSGSVTTSTARIDNLRAGDAKLQDVNLPVLPYDRVGADGLLGVDILEGRNIVMDFPRKRLEIRRTQRVSQVMRMSSEVSVAADEQFGRLTLADSRIGGVRSLAFIDSGGGVSIGNMALARAIATRRRRTPDFVRPARLLTAGGEMQLGEFRLVPSVLMGDLRITNVPMAFADLHIFDLWSLNNRPAALIGVDILRLFARVELDFGAGRVLFRLGQGGLAPRIWNA; encoded by the coding sequence ATGCTCACACGCCGGACCATAACGGCGGGACTGGGTCTATCGATGGCCGCGCCGCCAGCGTTGGCGGCGGCCGTCGCGCCGGTTCCATTGCCACAGCTTCCACCTTCGACCGGTTCACCGCCGCCCGATCAACTGGTGCTGCTCGACGCGGGCCTGGATCAGCACGCCCGCATGACCCTCGAAGTCGTGATCAACGGTCAAGGTCCCTTCCAGTTTGTGGTCGACACAGGTGCGGACCGCACCGTTTTGACGCCGGGCCTCGTCGAGCGACTATCACTGCCGGCCGGTCCGGAGATCATCGTCCACGGCGTCTCCGGCTCGGTGACCACGTCGACGGCCAGGATCGACAATCTGCGCGCCGGTGACGCCAAGCTCCAAGACGTGAACCTGCCCGTGCTGCCGTATGACCGCGTTGGAGCGGATGGACTTCTGGGAGTCGACATCCTGGAAGGCCGGAACATCGTCATGGATTTTCCGAGAAAACGCCTTGAGATCAGGCGCACTCAGAGAGTCTCGCAGGTCATGCGCATGTCGAGCGAGGTTTCGGTGGCGGCTGACGAGCAATTCGGACGGCTGACACTGGCCGATTCCCGGATCGGCGGCGTGAGGTCGCTGGCCTTCATAGACTCAGGCGGAGGCGTCAGCATTGGCAACATGGCCCTGGCGCGGGCCATCGCGACCCGCCGCCGCCGCACGCCTGACTTTGTCCGGCCGGCCCGCTTGCTGACAGCCGGCGGCGAGATGCAGCTGGGCGAGTTCAGGCTGGTCCCATCCGTGCTGATGGGCGACCTGAGGATTACGAACGTCCCCATGGCCTTCGCCGACCTGCACATCTTCGACCTCTGGTCGTTGAACAATCGACCGGCCGCCTTGATCGGCGTCGACATCCTTCGCCTGTTCGCACGCGTCGAGCTGGATTTTGGAGCGGGACGCGTTCTGTTCCGACTGGGGCAGGGCGGCTTGGCGCCTCGGATCTGGAACGCCTGA
- the rpmF gene encoding 50S ribosomal protein L32, whose product MAVPKRKTSPSRRNMRRSHHALGANSFIEDKDTGELRRPHHVDLKTGMYNGKQILTPKED is encoded by the coding sequence ATGGCCGTTCCCAAAAGAAAAACTTCGCCTTCTCGCCGGAACATGCGCCGGTCGCACCACGCCCTGGGCGCTAACTCGTTCATCGAGGACAAGGACACCGGCGAACTGCGTCGTCCGCACCATGTCGATCTGAAGACCGGCATGTACAACGGCAAGCAGATCCTGACGCCGAAGGAAGACTAA